The genome window CGTGGGCAAGTTCCGCATGGCCGACGAGGATATCGACCTGCGGCTCAAGGTGGACTCGCGTTTCCTGGAAACCCCGGAGGACGCCCTGGACATCCCGGTGCTGGAACACGAGTCCGGCCCGGTTCGCCTGGGGGATCTCTGCGGGGTGGAAACCTACCGGGAGCCCGGGCAGCTCAACCGCTTCCAGGCCCAGCGGGCCATCACGCTCACCGCGGACATCCGGCCCGGCGCGCCCGTGACCACGGCCACCATCGTGCATGACGTGAAGCGCTACTACGCGAGCATCCAGGACAAGTATCCCGGAGCCGCCGTGAACTTCTCCGGCGAGTTTGAGAGCACGGGCAAGTCCTTCACATCATTGGCCTATGCCTTCCTGATCGCCCTGATGATCATGTACACGATCCTGGCCTGCCAGTTCCAGAGTTACACCCAGCCCGTGATCATTCTCTCGGCCGTGGTCTTCGCGCTGACGGGCGTGGTCTTCGGCACCTTCCTGACCCGCTCCCTGTTCACGGTCAACAGCTTCATCGCCACCGTGGGGGTCACCGGCGTGGTGGTCAACGACTCCCTGGTGCTGCTGGACTTCATCAACAAGCTCCATGCCCGGGGCATGAGCCGTCTGGAGGCCATTCGCGAGGGTGTGCGCATCCGGCTGCGGCCCATTCTCATGACCACCCTGACCACCACCCTGGGCCTCTTGCCCATGGCCCTGGGTATACCGTATTACTCCCTGGTCTGGGGCACCATGGCCACCACCTTCGTCACCGGCCTGTGCGTGGCCACCACCCTGACGCTGTTCATCATCCCCGTGGAATGGGATCTGATGATGCGCTTCACGGAATGGAAGAAGCGGAGGAGAGTCAAAGGAAATTAGCGGCTGTCCATAAGGAGCCGGTTGCGGCGTTGCTGCGGAATTGACGTTTCCTGGCGCTTTGCACTTGAACCCTTCTGAACAGCCTCTTTCATGGAACAATAAAGGAGCAATTCGTGCAGAACATGCAGGCGTTGAAAGATATCAGGCTCGTGGTCTACGACTTTGACGGGGTCATGACCGACAATCGGGTGCTGGTCCGCGAGGACGGCATGGAGTCGGTCATGTGCAACCGCAGCGACGGCCTGGGCATCGGCATGATCCGCCGCCTGGGCGTGGAGCAGGTCATCCTGAGCACCGAGGAGAACCCCGTGGTCCTGGTCCGGGCAAGGAAAATCAGACTGGAGGCCGTGCACGGCTGTGCGGACAAGCAGGCCGGGCTGCACGAGCTCGCCAAGGACCGGGGCGTGCCCCTGGATCAGATCCTGTACGTGGGCAACGACACCAACGACCTCCAGGCCATGCGTCTGGCGGGCATTGCCGTTGCTCCGGCCGATTCCCATCCCGAGATCCTGGCCGTGGCCCATCACGTCACCTCGGCCAGGGGCGGGTACGGCGTCATCCGAGAACTGGCCGACCTGTTTATAAAGGCATACGCCTAGGCTTTCTGGACATTCTCTTGCGTTTGCGGGTAAGTCGGTAGGAATCAGTTCCGATTTATCCGCAAGCGCCGACCCGACGGGAGGGAGAATGGCCGGAAACCGCCTGAACAATTCTTTCGAGAACATCTGCGTTTTTCATATCCTCGACGGGCTGCGCGACGGCCTGTCCCATTTTTCCGATCCCAGCCGCGCCGCCCTCATCTATACCACGGGCCAGGACGCCCCTCCGCGCATCTACGACCCCCAGGACCTGCTGCGGGGCCATGAACCGCGCCTGCAGGAGTTCTTCTTCAGCGCCCTGGACTGGCGCGGCGCGCCCGTGGAAGGCGGGGAGATCCATTTTCTGGAGGACGAGCTTTACAAGGCCCTGGAGCTGGCGGGCATCATCTCCTTCGGGGGCCGCAGCAACGAGGTCCCCTTCCAGCTCTGGTTCACCGAGGAGCATCCGGACATGTGCAACGTGGGGCCCACCCGGTGCTGGCTGGAATACGCGGTGCGCCTCTTTGCCCAGAACTTCGACATCCGCAACGTGACCAACATCGACACGGCCGGGTACCTGCTGCAGAACTGCGCCATTCACGCGGTGCGGGACTTCATCGTGGACGAGCGCAGCCGCATGGGCTGGCTGGATACGCGCATTCGGGTCTATCCCTTCCTGGACGCGGTGCTGGGCATTTCCCGTACCAAGGAGGAGGGGGCCTGGCCGCGCGGCCGCCTGGTGGTGGTGGAGCCCAGCCAGCTGGGCGCGGTGCCCTTCATCTGCACCTTCCCGCCCCATGAACGGCCCCTGCAGTGCGATTTCAAGCACGTGCGCAAGGTGCTCCAGGCCGTGGAGTACTCCGGGCGGGTGCTGGTCTCGGACGGGGAAAGGATTGTGGGCATTGCTCTGGGGCGCATGCCCGGGGCCTACCTGGCCGCCCAGTTCAGCGGCACCCACGGGTTCCTTATGCTTCGGGACCAGCTCGTGTGCACCTTTTCCGACGGCAGTTTCCATTCCTCCAACCGCAAGGCCAACCTGGTGCAGCTCGAGGAACTGCTCCTGGAATCCACCATGCCCATCGAGGACCACCACACCATGATGCGGGTGGTCACCAGTCTGGTGAACCGGGTGCGGGACCGTCGGCACGGCTGCACCCTGATCATTGACCTGGGGCACATGATGGTGCCCACCGCGGGCCAGCATTTCGACGAGCCCCTGGACCTGCGCGACCCGGCCCACATCAAGCTGGCCAGCTCCCTGGCCAAGCTCGACGGCGCCCTGCATATCGGCGCGGACCTGAAACTGCACGGTTTCGCCTGCCTCATGGACGGCCGGAGCGTTCCCGGGGAAAACCGGGGCAGGGGCGCGCGTTTCAACTCGGCCCTGCGCTTCACCTCGGAGAACGAGGACCTCATCGTCATCGTGGTTTCCTCGGACCGGCCCGTGTCCATCATCAAGAACGGCATTGAACTCACGGCCGCCTGCGACTTCGCCCAGATCAAGGGCTGCCCCACGCCGCCCCTGCTTTCTGATTGGGTCGTGGGCTAGTTGCGGATGTTTGCGGATCATTGGAGATTGATGCGGTGAACTGGCTGGAAAATCCCCTTGTCTGGATCGCGCTGCTGCCAGCCCTGGCCGCCACGGGCGTGCTTTACCAGATGGTCATGGGCCTGTTCTCCTGCTGCGGCACCTTCCGGCTCCAGGGACGTTCCATCCGGTTGCGGTGGTGGATGATCCCCGCGCTTTCCTCGGCCGCGGCCCTGCTCTGGACCGTAGTTATTATTCTGGCCGTTTTCACGGACGTTTCCCTATAACCCCATCGACAATCCCCATTGCGGGATGTACTTTGCAGGAAATATTCCTGAAAAAGCACGAGGACGCATGGCCAAGGATACTCCCACACGTCATCTGGACGATGACGAACTGCCGGAGCAGTTGAACATCGAGGAATTCAATCAGGTGGACCCCGGTCCCCTCGAGTGTTTTCCCAAGCGTGCACTGCCCCTGGATCTCTTTCACTACAAGGAGGAGATCAACGTGCTTGTGCCCTTGTACAAGGCGGGCAGGGAGCTCAAGGCCACGGAGCGCAAGGAGTTCCGCGAGCTGTCCCGGCGCGGCAGGCTGTTCTTTTCCCGCAACCAGCAGAAGGAATACGTGGAGTGCCTGGAGGGCAACCTGGAAGTGGCCATGGACGACCCCAACCTTTCGGCCGGGGACGTGGCCCACATCTTTGCCGAGGCCCTGGTGCTGCAACAGGAGGAACTGTACGCCAACCCCAAGGCGGACCTGATGGAGCTCCTTTTTTCCGGGCTGGAGCTTTTGTCCGTGTTCCTGGGGGTGGATAGGAACAACGCCCGGCACCTGGTGGAGAACGTGCATCGCAACCGCACCCGCCAGCGCCTGCACTCCAATGCGGCCTTCATGGCCCTGGCCCTGTACATCCGGGTGAACGACAACCGCGTGGTGGTGGATTCCATGCCGTTCACCGCCCTGGCCTTTTTCCTCTACGACATCGGCATGAACAAGATATCCAGGCTGGTCTCGGACAAGCCCGGCCAGCTCAGCCCGGACGAGATGCGCCGCATGAAGGAGCACCCGCGCTGGGGCATGGACATCATCGACAGGCTCGGCCTGCACCGTTCCGACGTGAAGGAGCCAGCCCTGCAGCACCACGAGCGCGTCGACGGCAGCGGATATCCCACGGGTCTGCGCGGGGTGGAGATCGGCGATCTCGGCCGGGTCATGGCCGTGGCCGACTCCTACGTTTCCATGATCACGGACCGGCCGGATCTGCCCGGCAAGGACCCTGTCGAGGCCGCAGCCGAGCTGGTGGGCAGGGACAAGGCCTTCGACACCAAGGTCTGCAGGATCCTGGTCCAGTATCTCCAGGAAATCCGCTGCTAGGATTTCCCTTTCCCTCCACTTACTTAGGCTTTATTTCGACACGAGAAAGTAGGCTTTCCGCCTGATTTTATTGCAAATCGTTGCGCAATCGTAACGCTGGGCCGGTTCTGTTCACCCGGAATCGGGGTATTGGCTCGCATGGTTCGGTATGTGGGACCGTTTGCTCATACGTAAGTTCATGCGGGGGAGAGATGAAGCTGAGTATTAAGATGATTCTGTTCTGCCTGATCATCGGCGTGATGCCGTTGTCCGGCATGGTGGGGTACAGCATTCGCACGGCCTCGGAAAGCCTGACTTCCGAAGCCTTTGCCAAAATGTCCGCCGCGGCCCAGGCCCGGCAGCAGGGGTTGGAGGACATTGTCCGTTCCTGGGAGCAGGACCTTAAGGTCTATTCCCGGACCAAGGGCGTCTACAGCGCCCTGGTGCGCCTGCGAGACATCATCTTCTACAACGGCAAGCCCGGGGAGCGCATGAATCCCGAGGACGAGGAATATGCTCACGCCCTCAAGCGGGTGGAGCGCGATTTCGAGGTCTTCGTGGACGTGCTCGGCTATGCCGACGCCCTGCTCATGGATGACACGGGCCGGGTGGTCTATACGGCCCGGCGCGGCCGAGACCTGGGCGTGGACCTTGCCCGGGGGCCCTTGGCGGGCAGCCGGCTGGCCCGGGCCTGGAAAGAGGCCCTGTCCGGCAAGGTCGTCTTTGTGGATTTCCATCCCTACGAGCCCCTGAACGGGGAACCGTGCGCCTTTGTGCTCGGCCCGGTGCGGCGCGTCACCGGCGAGATCGAGGGTGTGGCGGCCCTGCGTCTGTCCCTCGGCGAAATCAACCGGCACATGGTCTCGGGCGAGAACCTGGGCAAGACCGGCGAGGTTTTCCTGGTGGGGCCGGACCTGCTCATGCGCTCGGACTACGCCGCCGAACCGGACCGTTTTTCCGTGGCGGCCTCGTTCCGGTCCCCGGAAAAGGGAGCCATGGACATCGAGCCCGCGGCCCGGGCCTTGAAGGGGCAGCGCGGAACCCTGACCACCACGGATATCCGGGGCAATGAAGTGCTTGCCGCCTATGCGCCCATCGAGATTCTTGGCAGCCGCTGGGCCCTGGTGGCCCAGGTGGCCACCCAGGAGGCCTTTGCCGCGGTGCACAAGCTGGAAAACGCGGCCATGATCCTGCTGGGAGGGTCCGTGGTCTGCATTGTGTTCATCACCCTTGTCTTTCTGCGCTGGAGCCTGCTCAAGCCGCTGGGTTCGTTGCGCCGCTTTGCCCGCGCCGTTTCCGACGGCGACCTGGACGCCGAGGCGCAGGGGAGGTTCAGGGCGGAACTGGCCCAGGTCAAGGACGCCATCGTGGTCATGGTCCACACCCTGCGGGACAAGATGCGCGAGGCCGAGGAGGCCTCGGATCAGGCCCGGATCCGGGCGGAGGAGGCGGAAGCCGCCCTGACCGACGCCCGGCAGGCGAGGCAGGCCCGGCACGACGCGGACCAGGCCCAGCGGCGGGGCATGCTCCAGGCCGCCAAGATGTTACGGTACATCGTCAAGCACATGAACGAGGCCTCTACCCGGGTGAACCGCGAGTCCGAGAACATCCGCGAGAACGCCCTGTCCCAGCAGATGCGCGTGGAGCAGACCGTGGACGCCATCGAGGCCATGAGCGAGAATATCGCCAGCGTGGCCCAGAGCGCCACCCAGGCTTCTGAAGCGGCGGAGAGCGCCTCCATGCGGGCCCAGAACGGCTCCGAGGTCGTGGGGCGCACCGTGGACACCATCGGGCGCGTCAATGCCATTACCGAGTCCCTCAAGGCCGAAGTGGGCGATCTGGGCTGCAAGGCCGAGGGCATCGGCAAGATCATGGGCGTGATCTCGGACATAGCGGACCAGACCAACCTGCTGGCCCTGAACGCTGCCATCGAGGCGGCCCGCGCGGGCGAGGCCGGGCGCGGCTTCGCCGTGGTTGCCGACGAGGTCCGCAAGCTGGCCGAAAAGACCATGGACGCCACCCGCGAGGTGGGGCAGTCCATCGCCGCCATCCAGGAGGGCGTGCAGAAGAACATCCGGGGCATGGAGCGGGCGGCGGACGCCGTGGTGGACGCCAACCGGCTGGCCGGGGAATCCGGCCGGATGCTGGCCGAGATCTTGGAGCATTTCGAACTGACCTCCAACCAGATCACCGGCATTGCCGCTGCCAGCGAGCAGCAGTCGGTGGCCGGGCAGCAGATCAGCGAGGCCGTGGGCGAGGTGGACAAGGTGACCATGGGCACGGCCGAGGCCGTGAACCAGACCGGCCAGGCCATCGGCGTGCTGACCCGGCAGATCGAGGCCCTTTCCAAGCTTCACGGCCTGTTTCAGCTCCTGGGCGAAGGGGCCGTGCAGAGCGAGGTGGAGGAACTGGCCGCCGTGCCCGAGATCAGCGCCATGGCCCCCGGGCCGCTCAAGGAGGCCCTGGACCGCGTGGTGCGGGAAAAATCATTTCTGGAGCTTGTCTGGGTCACGGACGCCCGGGGGAGGATGGTCACGGACTTCGCCCAGGCCCCCAACGCGGTCTGCACCTTGGGATCGGAGCTGTGCGGTAAGGACTGGTCGGACCGGGAATGGTACCAGGAGCCGGTGCGCACCGGAGAGACCTTCGTGTCCAGCGTCTATT of Salidesulfovibrio onnuriiensis contains these proteins:
- a CDS encoding DNA integrity scanning protein DisA nucleotide-binding domain protein, translated to MAGNRLNNSFENICVFHILDGLRDGLSHFSDPSRAALIYTTGQDAPPRIYDPQDLLRGHEPRLQEFFFSALDWRGAPVEGGEIHFLEDELYKALELAGIISFGGRSNEVPFQLWFTEEHPDMCNVGPTRCWLEYAVRLFAQNFDIRNVTNIDTAGYLLQNCAIHAVRDFIVDERSRMGWLDTRIRVYPFLDAVLGISRTKEEGAWPRGRLVVVEPSQLGAVPFICTFPPHERPLQCDFKHVRKVLQAVEYSGRVLVSDGERIVGIALGRMPGAYLAAQFSGTHGFLMLRDQLVCTFSDGSFHSSNRKANLVQLEELLLESTMPIEDHHTMMRVVTSLVNRVRDRRHGCTLIIDLGHMMVPTAGQHFDEPLDLRDPAHIKLASSLAKLDGALHIGADLKLHGFACLMDGRSVPGENRGRGARFNSALRFTSENEDLIVIVVSSDRPVSIIKNGIELTAACDFAQIKGCPTPPLLSDWVVG
- a CDS encoding HD-GYP domain-containing protein gives rise to the protein MAKDTPTRHLDDDELPEQLNIEEFNQVDPGPLECFPKRALPLDLFHYKEEINVLVPLYKAGRELKATERKEFRELSRRGRLFFSRNQQKEYVECLEGNLEVAMDDPNLSAGDVAHIFAEALVLQQEELYANPKADLMELLFSGLELLSVFLGVDRNNARHLVENVHRNRTRQRLHSNAAFMALALYIRVNDNRVVVDSMPFTALAFFLYDIGMNKISRLVSDKPGQLSPDEMRRMKEHPRWGMDIIDRLGLHRSDVKEPALQHHERVDGSGYPTGLRGVEIGDLGRVMAVADSYVSMITDRPDLPGKDPVEAAAELVGRDKAFDTKVCRILVQYLQEIRC
- a CDS encoding methyl-accepting chemotaxis protein, giving the protein MKLSIKMILFCLIIGVMPLSGMVGYSIRTASESLTSEAFAKMSAAAQARQQGLEDIVRSWEQDLKVYSRTKGVYSALVRLRDIIFYNGKPGERMNPEDEEYAHALKRVERDFEVFVDVLGYADALLMDDTGRVVYTARRGRDLGVDLARGPLAGSRLARAWKEALSGKVVFVDFHPYEPLNGEPCAFVLGPVRRVTGEIEGVAALRLSLGEINRHMVSGENLGKTGEVFLVGPDLLMRSDYAAEPDRFSVAASFRSPEKGAMDIEPAARALKGQRGTLTTTDIRGNEVLAAYAPIEILGSRWALVAQVATQEAFAAVHKLENAAMILLGGSVVCIVFITLVFLRWSLLKPLGSLRRFARAVSDGDLDAEAQGRFRAELAQVKDAIVVMVHTLRDKMREAEEASDQARIRAEEAEAALTDARQARQARHDADQAQRRGMLQAAKMLRYIVKHMNEASTRVNRESENIRENALSQQMRVEQTVDAIEAMSENIASVAQSATQASEAAESASMRAQNGSEVVGRTVDTIGRVNAITESLKAEVGDLGCKAEGIGKIMGVISDIADQTNLLALNAAIEAARAGEAGRGFAVVADEVRKLAEKTMDATREVGQSIAAIQEGVQKNIRGMERAADAVVDANRLAGESGRMLAEILEHFELTSNQITGIAAASEQQSVAGQQISEAVGEVDKVTMGTAEAVNQTGQAIGVLTRQIEALSKLHGLFQLLGEGAVQSEVEELAAVPEISAMAPGPLKEALDRVVREKSFLELVWVTDARGRMVTDFAQAPNAVCTLGSELCGKDWSDREWYQEPVRTGETFVSSVYYSEVVNDYCLTISAPIKDGAGAVKGVFSADIRPSES
- a CDS encoding KdsC family phosphatase; its protein translation is MQALKDIRLVVYDFDGVMTDNRVLVREDGMESVMCNRSDGLGIGMIRRLGVEQVILSTEENPVVLVRARKIRLEAVHGCADKQAGLHELAKDRGVPLDQILYVGNDTNDLQAMRLAGIAVAPADSHPEILAVAHHVTSARGGYGVIRELADLFIKAYA
- a CDS encoding competence protein ComEC yields the protein MNWLENPLVWIALLPALAATGVLYQMVMGLFSCCGTFRLQGRSIRLRWWMIPALSSAAALLWTVVIILAVFTDVSL